A window of Auraticoccus monumenti contains these coding sequences:
- the rplX gene encoding 50S ribosomal protein L24, whose amino-acid sequence MAQQNLHVKKGDRVKVVAGKDKGLVGEIIAVDPNRQKVTVEGVNVVKRHRRESQTQAGRRTEGGIIASEAPVHVSNVQLVVKDDAGNEVVTRVGYRRDEVMKKRPDGTEYQGFRSVRIARKTGKEI is encoded by the coding sequence ATGGCACAGCAGAACCTGCACGTCAAGAAGGGTGACCGCGTCAAGGTGGTCGCCGGCAAGGACAAGGGCCTGGTCGGGGAGATCATCGCCGTGGACCCGAACCGCCAGAAGGTGACGGTCGAGGGCGTGAACGTGGTCAAGCGCCACCGCCGAGAGAGCCAGACCCAGGCCGGACGCCGCACCGAGGGCGGGATCATCGCCTCCGAGGCGCCCGTGCACGTGTCGAACGTCCAGCTCGTGGTCAAGGACGACGCCGGCAACGAGGTCGTCACCCGGGTCGGCTACCGCCGCGACGAGGTCATGAAGAAGCGTCCGGACGGGACCGAGTACCAGGGTTTCCGCTCCGTGCGGATCGCCCGCAAGACCGGCAAGGAGATCTGA
- the rplE gene encoding 50S ribosomal protein L5, with the protein MSVDTSTSTTEQQALPRLQQRYRDAIVPALQEEFSYANVMQIPGLVKVVVNMGVGDAARDSKVIDGAIKDLTTITGQKPQVTKARKSIAQFKLREGQAIGCHVTLRNRRMWEFADRLISLALPRIRDFRGLNPHQFDGLGNYTFGLSEQVMFHEIDQDRIDRVRGMDITFVTSATNDEEGRALLKHLGFPFNDNPKPAKARAKGPAFARRK; encoded by the coding sequence ATGTCTGTCGACACCTCCACCAGCACCACCGAGCAGCAGGCGCTCCCTCGCCTGCAGCAGCGCTACCGCGACGCGATCGTGCCGGCGCTGCAGGAGGAGTTCTCCTACGCCAACGTCATGCAGATCCCCGGCCTGGTCAAGGTCGTGGTGAACATGGGTGTGGGTGACGCCGCGCGCGACTCCAAGGTGATCGACGGGGCCATCAAGGACCTCACCACGATCACCGGCCAGAAGCCGCAGGTGACGAAGGCCCGCAAGTCCATCGCGCAGTTCAAGCTGCGTGAGGGCCAGGCCATCGGCTGCCACGTCACCCTCCGCAACCGCCGCATGTGGGAGTTCGCCGACCGGCTGATCTCCCTCGCGCTGCCCCGCATCCGCGACTTCCGTGGGCTCAACCCCCACCAGTTCGACGGTCTGGGCAACTACACGTTCGGCCTGAGCGAGCAGGTGATGTTCCACGAGATCGACCAGGACCGGATCGACCGGGTCCGGGGCATGGACATCACCTTCGTGACCAGCGCGACGAACGACGAGGAGGGCCGGGCGCTGCTGAAGCACCTGGGCTTCCCCTTCAACGACAACCCGAAGCCGGCCAAGGCTCGCGCCAAGGGCCCGGCCTTCGCACGGAGGAAGTGA
- a CDS encoding type Z 30S ribosomal protein S14, whose product MAKTGLRVKQARTPKFAVRGYTRCQRCGRPRAVFRKFGLCRICVRELAHAGELPGVTKSSW is encoded by the coding sequence ATGGCCAAGACAGGTCTCAGGGTCAAGCAGGCTCGCACGCCGAAGTTCGCCGTCCGCGGCTACACCCGCTGCCAGCGCTGCGGCCGGCCCCGCGCCGTGTTCCGCAAGTTCGGTCTGTGCCGCATCTGCGTCCGCGAGCTGGCCCACGCCGGCGAGCTCCCGGGTGTCACCAAGTCCTCCTGGTGA
- the rpsH gene encoding 30S ribosomal protein S8: protein MTMTDPIADMLTRLRNANQAYHDTTSMPHSKIKVGIAEILTEEGYISSFDVREPSEGEVGKTLTLTLKYGQNRERSLAGIRRISKPGLRVYAKSTALPKVLGGMGIAIISTSQGLVTDRTAKSKSVGGEVLAYVW, encoded by the coding sequence ATGACCATGACCGACCCGATCGCAGACATGCTGACCCGTCTGCGCAACGCCAACCAGGCGTACCACGACACCACCTCCATGCCGCACAGCAAGATCAAGGTGGGGATCGCCGAGATCCTGACCGAGGAGGGCTACATCTCCTCCTTCGACGTGCGCGAGCCCAGCGAGGGCGAGGTGGGCAAGACCCTGACCCTGACCCTGAAGTACGGCCAGAACCGCGAGCGCTCGCTCGCCGGCATCCGCCGGATCTCCAAGCCGGGTCTGCGGGTCTACGCCAAGTCGACCGCGCTGCCGAAGGTGCTGGGTGGCATGGGCATCGCGATCATCTCGACCTCCCAGGGCCTGGTGACCGACCGCACCGCCAAGTCCAAGAGCGTGGGCGGCGAAGTCCTCGCCTACGTCTGGTGA
- the rplF gene encoding 50S ribosomal protein L6 codes for MSRIGKLPIPVPSGVEVSLDGQLVQVKGPKGTLSHAVAAPITVARAESGEIEVSRPNDERTAKSLHGLTRTLVSNMVTGVTEGYEKKLEIVGVGYRVISKGPTQLEFNLGFSHPVTVQAPEGITFNVETATRFSVIGIDKQAVGETAARIRKIRKPEPYKGKGVRYAGEIVRRKVGKAGK; via the coding sequence ATGTCACGCATCGGTAAGCTGCCGATCCCCGTCCCCAGCGGCGTCGAGGTCTCCCTCGACGGCCAGCTGGTCCAGGTCAAGGGCCCCAAGGGCACCCTGTCCCACGCCGTCGCCGCCCCGATCACGGTCGCCCGTGCGGAGTCCGGCGAGATCGAGGTGAGCCGTCCCAACGACGAGCGCACCGCCAAGTCGCTGCACGGTCTGACCCGGACCCTGGTGTCCAACATGGTCACCGGCGTCACCGAGGGCTACGAGAAGAAGCTCGAGATCGTCGGCGTCGGGTACCGCGTCATCTCCAAGGGCCCGACCCAGCTGGAGTTCAACCTCGGCTTCAGCCACCCGGTGACGGTGCAGGCCCCCGAGGGGATCACCTTCAACGTCGAGACGGCGACTCGGTTCTCGGTGATCGGCATCGACAAGCAGGCGGTCGGCGAGACCGCCGCGCGCATCCGCAAGATCCGCAAGCCCGAGCCCTACAAGGGCAAGGGCGTGCGCTACGCGGGCGAGATCGTCCGCCGCAAGGTCGGAAAGGCTGGTAAGTGA
- the rplR gene encoding 50S ribosomal protein L18 codes for MGISLSAHKGTATRTRARLRRQVRGRKKIFGAADRPRLVVSRSAKHLFVQVIDDTQGRTLASASTMEADLRTAEGDKSAKAKQVGALVAERAKAAGVTQVVLDRAGNKYHGRVAALAEGAREAGLGF; via the coding sequence ATGGGTATCTCCCTGTCCGCCCACAAGGGCACCGCGACCAGGACCCGGGCGCGTCTGCGCCGTCAGGTCCGCGGCCGCAAGAAGATCTTCGGGGCTGCCGACCGTCCTCGTCTGGTGGTCTCCCGCTCGGCGAAGCACCTGTTCGTCCAGGTCATCGACGACACCCAGGGCCGCACGCTGGCCTCGGCGTCGACGATGGAGGCCGACCTCCGCACCGCCGAGGGCGACAAGTCGGCCAAGGCCAAGCAGGTCGGCGCGCTGGTGGCCGAGCGGGCGAAGGCGGCCGGGGTCACCCAGGTCGTCCTGGACCGGGCCGGCAACAAGTACCACGGACGTGTCGCGGCTCTGGCCGAGGGCGCCCGTGAAGCCGGCCTCGGCTTCTGA
- the rpsE gene encoding 30S ribosomal protein S5 — translation MSGTQRRTGGGAGGDRRGRDGGRGQAQDKNQYLERVVDINRVAKVVKGGRRFSFTALVVVGDGEGMVGVGYGKAKEVPAAIAKGVEEAKKNFFRVPRIQGTIPHPVQGEKAAGVVMLRPASPGTGVIAGGACRAVLECAGVHDVLAKSLGSSNSINVVHATVVALKMLEQPEQVAARRGKRVEDVAPAALLRARAEVAS, via the coding sequence ATGAGTGGAACCCAGCGCCGCACTGGCGGCGGTGCAGGTGGTGACCGTCGTGGCCGTGACGGTGGTCGTGGCCAGGCGCAGGACAAGAACCAGTACCTGGAGCGCGTGGTCGACATCAACCGCGTGGCCAAGGTCGTGAAGGGTGGTCGCCGGTTCAGCTTCACCGCGCTGGTCGTCGTCGGTGACGGCGAGGGCATGGTGGGTGTGGGCTACGGCAAGGCCAAGGAGGTGCCCGCGGCGATCGCCAAGGGCGTGGAGGAGGCGAAGAAGAACTTCTTCCGCGTCCCCCGCATCCAGGGCACCATCCCGCACCCCGTGCAGGGTGAGAAGGCCGCCGGTGTGGTCATGCTGCGCCCGGCCTCGCCCGGTACCGGTGTGATCGCGGGCGGCGCCTGCCGCGCCGTGCTCGAGTGCGCCGGCGTGCACGACGTGCTCGCCAAGTCGCTGGGGTCCTCGAACTCCATCAACGTGGTGCACGCGACCGTCGTCGCGCTCAAGATGCTCGAGCAGCCGGAGCAGGTCGCGGCGCGCCGTGGCAAGCGCGTGGAGGACGTGGCCCCGGCCGCGCTGCTCCGCGCCCGTGCGGAGGTGGCGTCCTGA
- the rpmD gene encoding 50S ribosomal protein L30 has product MPTLKVTQTRSEIGCKQNQRDTLRSLGLKRIGHSVEQQDRPEIRGMITTVIHLVTVEEVD; this is encoded by the coding sequence ATGCCCACGCTCAAGGTCACCCAGACCCGGTCCGAGATCGGGTGCAAGCAGAACCAGCGGGACACCCTGCGCAGCCTCGGGCTGAAGCGCATCGGCCACTCGGTCGAGCAGCAGGACCGTCCCGAGATCCGAGGCATGATCACCACGGTGATCCACCTCGTCACCGTCGAGGAGGTCGACTGA
- the rplO gene encoding 50S ribosomal protein L15 — MALKVHHLRPAPGAKTAKTRVGRGEGSKGKTAGRGTKGTGARKNTPENFEGGQMPLHMRTPKLRGFKNPFRTEYQVVNLDRIEGLFPEGGQVGVAELVAKGAVRDGQLVKVLGSGEISVAVQVSAHAFSGSAKDKIAAAGGSTTQL; from the coding sequence ATGGCACTCAAGGTCCATCACCTTCGTCCGGCCCCCGGAGCCAAGACCGCGAAGACCCGCGTGGGTCGCGGTGAGGGCTCCAAGGGCAAGACCGCCGGTCGCGGCACCAAGGGCACCGGCGCGCGCAAGAACACCCCGGAGAACTTCGAGGGTGGGCAGATGCCCCTGCACATGCGCACCCCGAAGCTGCGCGGGTTCAAGAACCCGTTCCGCACCGAGTACCAGGTCGTGAACCTGGACCGGATCGAGGGGCTGTTCCCCGAGGGTGGGCAGGTCGGCGTCGCCGAGCTGGTCGCCAAGGGGGCCGTCCGTGACGGTCAGCTCGTCAAGGTGCTCGGCAGCGGCGAGATCTCCGTGGCGGTGCAGGTGAGCGCCCACGCGTTCTCCGGCTCGGCCAAGGACAAGATCGCGGCAGCGGGCGGCAGCACGACTCAGCTCTGA
- the secY gene encoding preprotein translocase subunit SecY, translating into MLSAFVNAFRTADLRKKILFTLMIVAIFRVGSVVPVPNVNIQQVDQCRRLAETGEQAGLYSLINLFSGGALLQLAIFALGIMPYITASIILQLLTVVIPRLEALKKEGQSGTAKITQYTRYLTLVLAVLNSTAFVTLAVNDQLFQGCPGIVYSKDVFPVVVMVLTMTAGTGVVMWLGELITERGVGNGMSVMIFTQIAATFPTALWSIKTARPGPSGWIVLLMVIAVGLVVMAAVIFMEQGQRRIPVQYAKKMVGGRMLGGTTTYIPLKVNQAGVIPVIFASSMMYIPVLYSQFRPESAVSSWIQQYFVTGGHPIYMVTQFLLIIAFAYFYVAITFNPQDVAENMAKYGGFIPGIRAGKPTENYLSFVLSRLTLPGSIYLGLIALLPSLAFILLNANQNFPFGGTSLLIIVGVGLDTVKQIESQLQQRNYEGFLR; encoded by the coding sequence GTGCTTTCCGCCTTCGTCAACGCGTTCAGGACAGCCGACCTGCGCAAGAAGATCCTGTTCACCCTGATGATCGTCGCGATCTTCCGGGTGGGCTCGGTCGTGCCGGTCCCGAACGTGAACATCCAGCAGGTGGACCAGTGCCGCCGCCTCGCCGAGACCGGTGAGCAGGCGGGTCTCTACTCGCTGATCAACCTGTTCTCCGGTGGCGCGCTGCTCCAGCTGGCCATCTTCGCGCTGGGGATCATGCCCTACATCACCGCGAGCATCATCCTGCAGCTGCTGACGGTGGTGATCCCGCGGCTGGAGGCCCTCAAGAAGGAGGGCCAGTCCGGCACCGCCAAGATCACCCAGTACACGCGCTACCTGACCCTCGTGCTGGCCGTCCTCAACTCGACCGCCTTCGTCACGCTGGCCGTCAACGACCAGCTGTTCCAGGGCTGCCCGGGCATCGTCTACAGCAAGGACGTCTTCCCGGTCGTCGTGATGGTGCTGACGATGACCGCCGGCACCGGTGTCGTGATGTGGCTGGGCGAGCTCATCACCGAGCGCGGCGTCGGCAACGGCATGTCGGTGATGATCTTCACCCAGATCGCCGCCACCTTCCCGACCGCGCTGTGGTCCATCAAGACCGCCCGCCCCGGCCCCAGCGGCTGGATCGTGCTGCTGATGGTGATCGCCGTCGGCCTGGTCGTGATGGCCGCGGTCATCTTCATGGAGCAGGGCCAGCGCCGGATCCCGGTCCAGTACGCCAAGAAGATGGTCGGCGGGCGCATGCTCGGCGGCACCACCACCTACATCCCGCTCAAGGTGAACCAGGCCGGTGTCATCCCGGTCATCTTCGCCTCGTCGATGATGTACATCCCGGTGCTGTACTCCCAGTTCCGCCCCGAGAGCGCGGTCTCCAGCTGGATCCAGCAGTACTTCGTCACCGGTGGCCACCCGATCTACATGGTCACCCAGTTCCTGCTGATCATCGCCTTCGCCTACTTCTACGTGGCCATCACCTTCAACCCGCAGGACGTGGCCGAGAACATGGCCAAGTACGGCGGGTTCATCCCCGGCATCCGGGCGGGCAAGCCGACCGAGAACTACCTCTCCTTCGTGCTCAGCCGCCTGACGCTGCCCGGCTCCATCTACCTCGGTCTGATCGCGCTGCTGCCCTCGCTGGCCTTCATCCTGCTGAACGCGAACCAGAACTTCCCCTTCGGCGGCACCTCGCTGCTCATCATCGTCGGGGTCGGCCTGGACACGGTGAAGCAGATCGAGAGCCAGCTGCAGCAGCGGAACTACGAGGGGTTCCTCCGGTGA
- a CDS encoding adenylate kinase, with amino-acid sequence MRMLIMGPPGAGKGTQAKGIAERYSIPAVSTGDIFRANVSQGTPLGLEVKRIMAEGGYVGDDVTNAIVADRLGEPDAREGFLLDGYPRTLGQVEALDALLADRQQALDAVIVLRADTDELVTRLLKRAHTDGREDDTEEAIRVRQATYAAETAPLLDVYRDRGLLVEVDGLGGVDEVGERIAAGLDAR; translated from the coding sequence ATGAGGATGCTGATCATGGGTCCGCCGGGGGCGGGCAAGGGCACCCAGGCCAAGGGGATCGCCGAGCGGTACTCCATCCCGGCCGTCTCCACCGGTGACATCTTCCGTGCCAACGTCAGCCAGGGCACCCCGCTGGGCCTGGAGGTCAAGCGGATCATGGCCGAGGGCGGCTACGTCGGCGACGACGTGACCAACGCCATCGTGGCCGACCGGCTCGGCGAGCCCGACGCCCGCGAGGGCTTCCTGCTCGACGGCTACCCCCGCACCCTGGGTCAGGTCGAGGCGCTGGACGCCCTGCTCGCCGACCGCCAGCAGGCCCTGGACGCCGTCATCGTGCTCCGGGCCGACACCGACGAGCTGGTCACCCGGCTGCTCAAGCGGGCCCACACCGACGGCCGCGAGGACGACACCGAGGAGGCGATCCGCGTCCGGCAGGCCACCTACGCCGCCGAGACCGCGCCGCTGCTCGACGTCTACCGCGACCGAGGCCTGCTGGTCGAGGTCGACGGGCTCGGCGGCGTCGACGAGGTGGGCGAGCGGATCGCCGCCGGCCTCGACGCCCGCTGA
- the map gene encoding type I methionyl aminopeptidase, which produces MFGRERIELKTPEQVERMRSAGLVVDAALTAVAAAVRPGVTTAELDAVAAEVIAGHGATSNFLHYGADRQGRGGFTGVVCLSVNEEVVHGVPGDRVLAEGDLLSIDCGAVVDGWHADAARTVLVGEAPPELVRLSEATRRAMWAGIAALRLGGRVGDVSAAVQASVEAEPHRYGIVADYTGHGIGSAMHMAPDVPNTGRAGRGPRVVEGMVLCIEPMLTLGDAATVELEDGWTVATRDGSPACHWEAMVTATPDGVRVLTEPDEGVSALGR; this is translated from the coding sequence GTGTTCGGACGGGAGCGGATCGAGCTCAAGACACCTGAGCAGGTCGAGCGGATGCGCAGCGCCGGCCTGGTGGTCGACGCCGCCCTCACCGCGGTGGCCGCCGCCGTGCGACCCGGCGTGACCACCGCCGAGCTGGACGCCGTGGCCGCCGAGGTCATCGCGGGTCACGGGGCGACGTCGAACTTCCTGCACTACGGCGCCGACCGGCAGGGCCGTGGCGGCTTCACCGGCGTGGTCTGCCTCAGCGTGAACGAGGAGGTCGTCCACGGGGTCCCGGGTGACCGGGTGCTCGCCGAGGGGGACCTGCTCTCGATCGACTGCGGCGCCGTGGTGGACGGCTGGCACGCCGACGCCGCCCGCACCGTGCTCGTGGGGGAGGCCCCGCCCGAGCTCGTGCGGCTGTCCGAGGCCACCCGCCGAGCCATGTGGGCCGGGATCGCCGCGCTGCGGCTGGGCGGCCGGGTCGGGGACGTCTCCGCGGCCGTGCAGGCCAGCGTCGAGGCCGAGCCGCACCGCTACGGCATCGTCGCCGACTACACCGGTCACGGCATCGGCTCGGCCATGCACATGGCCCCCGACGTCCCCAACACCGGGCGCGCCGGGCGCGGTCCCCGGGTGGTCGAGGGCATGGTGCTGTGCATCGAGCCCATGCTGACCCTGGGCGACGCGGCCACCGTCGAGCTGGAGGACGGCTGGACGGTCGCCACCCGGGACGGGTCCCCGGCCTGCCACTGGGAGGCCATGGTCACCGCCACCCCCGACGGCGTCCGGGTGCTGACCGAGCCCGACGAGGGCGTCAGCGCGCTGGGCCGGTGA